The Pyrus communis chromosome 9, drPyrComm1.1, whole genome shotgun sequence genome has a segment encoding these proteins:
- the LOC137745175 gene encoding probable protein phosphatase 2C 34 has translation MGQLSSMFSGLARSLSFKIGKNNDEKSGARGAAEAMAKEAKKNDMILRASGIVYVDGSNNFASVFSKRGEKGVNQDCCIVWEGFGCQEDMIFCGIFDGHGPWGHFVAKQIRETMPPSLLCSWQETLAQTSIDLDSDKKCHRFNIWKDSYIKTCAAIDHELGQHRRIDSFYSGTTALSIVRQGDLIFIANVGDSRAVLATTLDDGSLVPVQLTVDFKPSLPQEAERIIQSNGRVFCLDDEPGVQRVWQPDGETPGLAMSRAFGDYCVKDFGLISVPEVSQRNITSRDQFVVLATDGVWDVVSNQEAMQIVSSTAEPGKAAKRLVEFAAQAWKRKRRGIAMDDISAICLFFHSTSPLAESQQVHPFSIATPK, from the exons ATGGGGCAATTATCCTCCATGTTCAGCGGGCTGGCGCGGTCGCTATCATTCAAGATAGGGAAGAACAACGATGAGAAGTCCGGTGCAAGAGGAGCTGCAGAAGCAATGGCGAAGGAGGCGAAGAAGAATGACATGATCCTACGCGCTTCGGGGATTGTCTATGTCGATGGTTCAAATAATTTTGCTTCTGTTTTCTCGAAGAGAGGCGAGAAAGGAGTCAACCAGGATTGCTGCATTGTGTGGGAG ggATTTGGATGCCAAGAAGATATGATATTTTGTGGGATTTTCGACGGGCATGGTCCATGGGGACATTTTGTGGCAAAACAGATAAGAGAAACAATGCCACCCTCTCTGTTGTGCAGTTGGCAGGAGACCCTAGCTCAAACTTCTATTGACCTGGATTCGGATAAAAAGTGTCACCGATTTAATATATGGAAGGATTCCTATATCAAAACTTGTGCTGCCATTGATCACGAGCTTGGACAGCATCGTAGAATCGATTCCTTTTACAGCGGAACAACTGCCCTGAGTATTGTCAGACAG ggCGACCTCATTTTCATAGCAAATGTTGGCGATTCTCGCGCTGTTTTGGCCACAACTTTAGATGATGGAAGCTTGGTGCCGGTTCAGCTTACTGTCGATTTCAAGCCTAGTTTGCCTC AGGAGGCGGAGAGAATAATTCAAAGCAATGGACGCGTTTTCTGTTTAGATGATGAGCCGGGAGTGCAAAGGGTGTGGCAGCCGGACGGAGAGACACCAGGACTAGCAATGTCTAGAGCCTTTGGAGATTACTGTGTGAAGGACTTTGGTCTCATTTCTGTGCCTGAAGTGTCACAGAGAAATATAACAAGCAGAGATCAGTTTGTTGTGTTGGCAACTGATGGG GTTTGGGATGTCGTTTCAAATCAAGAAGCCATGCAGATTGTAAGCTCGACTGCAGAGCCGGGGAAGGCTGCGAAGCGTCTGGTGGAGTTCGCTGCGCAAGCATGGAAGCGCAAGAGGAGGGGAATCGCGATGGACGACATTTCTGCTATTTGCCTCTTCTTTCACTCCACTTCCCCTCTGGCTGAATCCCAGCAAGTTCACCCATTTAGTATTGCCACCCCAAAATAG
- the LOC137745588 gene encoding pre-mRNA-splicing factor 38-like has product MANRTDPSAKNIRGTNPQNLVEKIVRTKIYQNTYWKEQCFGLTAETLVDKAMELDHIGGTFGGNRKPTPFMCLVMKMLQIQPEKEIVIEFIKNDDYKYVRILGAFYLRLTGTDTDAYQYLEPLYNDYRKLRRKLPDGNFTLTHVDEVIDELLTKDYSCDIAMPRIKKRWTLEATGSLELRKSALEEDFEEEEEKEENDQVDVMDEDVHDRDYYRGRSPARERDRDRRRDSHRYRERDYDRDYDRDRDYDRERGRERERDRDRDRDRDHYRLRDEKDYGHDRDRDRDRDRDRDRRGRDRGRRRSHSRSRSRSRDRDGGERDRRRHARSISPRRPDREEPKKKKEKKKEKKDDGTDHPDPEIAEANRLRASLGLKPLK; this is encoded by the exons ATGGCGAACCGCACGGACCCGTCGGCGAAGAACATAAGGGGAACGAACCCCCAGAATCTGGTGGAGAAGATCGTACGGACGAAGATATACCAGAACACGTACTGGAAGGAGCAGTGCTTCGGGTTGACGGCCGAAACCCTAGTCGACAAAGCCATGGAGCTCGACCACATCGGCGGCACCTTCGGGGGCAACCGCAAGCCCACGCCTTTCATGTGCCTCGTGATGAAGATGCTTCAGATCCAGCCGGAGAAGGAGATCGTTATCGAGTTCATCAAAAACGACGATTACAA GTACGTTCGGATACTTGGTGCATTTTATTTGCGGCTTACGGGAACTGATACTGATGCATACCAGTACCTAGAGCCTTTGTACAATGACTATCGGAAGTTGAGGAGGAAACTGCCTGATGGGA ATTTTACCTTGACGCATGTGGATGAGGTTATTGATGAACTTCTCACAAAAGATTACTCATGTGACATTGCAATGCCACGAATTAAAAAAAG ATGGACTCTCGAAGCAACTGGTTCATTGGAACTCAGGAAAAGTGCTTTGGAAGAGGactttgaggaggaggaagagaaagaagagaatgatcAAGTTGATGTAATGGATGAAGATGTCCATGATAGGGATTATTATCGTGGTCGAAGCCCTGCCAGGGAAAGAGATAGGGATAGAAGACGCGACAGTCACAGATACAG GGAACGAGATTATGACAGAGATTATGATAGGGATAGAGATTATGACAGGGAACGTGGACGTGAAAGAGAGAGGGACAGAGACAGGGATAGGGATCGAGACCATTATCGGCTTAGAGACGAAAAGGATTATGGTCATGATAGGGATAGGGATAGGGATAGGGATAGGGATAGAGACAGGCGAGGGAGGGATCGTGGCAGGAGGAGGAGCCATTCAAGGAGCAGAAGTCGTAGTAGAGATCGTGATGGTGGGGAAAGAGATCGCAGGAGACATGCCCGCAGCATTAGTCCCAGGAGACCTGATCGTGAggaaccgaagaagaagaaagaaaagaagaaggagaagaaggatgATGGCACAGACCATCCGGATCCAGAGATTGCTGAAGCAAACAGACTCCGAGCATCTCTTGGGTTGAAACCCCTGAAGTAG
- the LOC137744865 gene encoding topless-related protein 3-like isoform X1 translates to MSSLSRELVFLILQFLEEEKFKESVHRLEKESGFFFNMKYFEEKIQAGEWDEVEKYLSGFTKVDDNRYSMKIFFEIRKQKYLEALDRQDKPKAVEILVSDLRVFSTFNEELFKEITQLLTLGNFRENEQLSKYGDTKTARSIMLIELKKLIEANPLFRDKLVFPALKTSRLRTLINQSLNWQHQLCKNPRPNPDIKTLFTDHTCTPSNGPHTSTPTPVTLPVAAVVKPTAYSSLGAHTPFSVGAAAANANALAGWMVNSSVSSSVQAAVVNASSMPVPQNQGVAILKHPRTPPAAPSMVDYQTADHEFMKRLRPVQSIEEVAYPTSRQQSSWSLDDLPRTVAFTLHQGSTVTSMDFHPSLHTLLLVGSSNGDITLWELMSRERLVSKPFKIWDMTACSLQFQVIFKATITKDKPISVSRVTWSPDGSFVGVAFTKHLIHLYAYTAPNDLRQHLEVDAHSGAVNDLAFAHPNKQLCVVTCGDDKIIKVWELTGRKLYNFEGHVAPVYSICPHYKENIQFIFSTATDGKIKAWLYDNLGSRVDYDAPGHSCTTMLYSADGSRLFSCGTSKEGDSYLVEWNESEGAIKRAYSGLRKKSAGVVQFDTTQNHFLAVGEDNQIKFWDMDNNNVLTSIDAEGGIPNLPRLRFNKEGNLLAVTTADNGFKILVNAAGVKSLKAIESTAYFEGLRPPVESTAIKASGSASVTNVNAVNCKLERSSPARSTPIILGVDHLSRSFDKQRSVEDAVDKPKPWLLTEIQDPIQCQQVTMPESTDTSSKVVRLLYTNSGAGILALGSNGVQKLWKWGRNEQNPSGKATASVAPLHWQPNSGLLMANDVSGVNLEEAIPCIALSKNDSYVTSACGGKVSLFNMMTFKVMTTFMATPPASTFLAFHPQDNNILAIGMEDSTIHIYNVRVDEVKSKLKGHQKRITGLAFSTNLNILVSSGADAQLCVWSIDTWEKRKSVAIHMVSAKATVGETRVQFHSDQIRLLVVHETQLAIYDASKMDRIRQWLPQDALPAPISHAAYSCNSQLIYAAFYDGNIGVFDADSLRLRCRIAPSAYLPQADLNGSQAMYPLVVAVHPQEPTQFAVGLGDGSVKVIEPKESEGKWGSSPPVDNGIPNGRTSSSTTSNHALDQMQRRE, encoded by the exons ATGTCGTCTTTGAGCAGAGAATTGGTGTTTCTGATACTCCAATTtctggaggaggagaagttCAAGGAGTCCGTACACAG GCTTGAGAAAGAATCAGGATTCTTTTTCAACATGAAGTACTTTGAAGAGAAAATTCAGGCCGGAGAATGGGACGAAGTGGAGAAGTACTTATCAGGATTTACAAAGGTTGATGACAACAGATACTCTATGAAGATATTTTTCGaaataaggaagcagaaataTCTAGAAGCACTTGATCG GCAGGACAAACCGAAGGCTGTTGAAATCTTAGTTAGCGATTTGAGAGTGTTCTCCACGTTTAATGAAGAACTTTTCAAAGAAATCACGCAGCTTCTAACTCTTGGAAATTTCAG GGAAAATGAACAGCTTTCCAAGTATGGTGACACCAAAACAGCTCGCAGCATCATGTTGATAGAGCTTAAGAAACTGATAGAAGCAAATCCCCTCTTTCGTGATAAGCTTGTTTTTCCCGCTCTGAAGACATCAAGACTGCGGACTCTAATCAACCAAAG TTTGAACTGGCAGCACCAGTTATGCAAAAATCCAAGACCAAATCCGGACATCAAAACTTTATTCACTGATCACACATGTACACCTTCAAATGGCCCTCATACTTCTACTCCTACACCTGTTACTCTTCCAGTTGCCGCGGTTGTAAAACCCACTGCTTATTCTTCACTCGGAGCTCATACT CCCTTTTCGGTTGGTGCAGCTGCTGCGAATGCTAATGCTTTAGCAGGTTGGATGGTCAATTCCTCAGTCTCTTCATCTGTGCAAGCAGCCGTTGTTAATGCATCATCCATGCCCGTTCCACAGAACCAAG GCGTCGCAATCTTGAAACATCCAAGAACACCTCCAGCAGCCCCAAGTATGGTTGATTATCAGACTGCTGATCATGAATTTATGAAACGATTGCGACCTGTTCAATCTATTGAGGAG GTTGCATATCCAACGTCTAGACAGCAAAGTTCTTGGTCACTGGATGATCTACCCAGGACAGTGGCTTTTACCTTGCATCAAGGATCTACTGTCACAAGCATGGACTTTCACCCGTCTCTCCATACGTTGTTGTTAG TTGGTTCTAGTAATGGTGACATTACTCTTTGGGAACTTATGTCGCGGGAGAGGTTGGTTTCAAAGCCGTTCAAGATATGGGATATGACAGCATGTTCACTGCAATTTCAGGTCATCTTTA AGGCCACAATTACAAAAGACAAACCCATATCTGTCAGCCGTGTTACATGGAGTCCAGATGGGAGTTTCGTGG GGGTTGCATTTACCAAACATTTGATTCACCTGTATGCTTATACTGCACCTAATGATCTACGCCAACATTTGGAG GTTGATGCCCATAGCGGTGCTGTGAACGACTTAGCTTTTGCTCATCCAAATAAACAACTGTGTGTTGTGACCTGTGGAGACGACAAGATAATAAAG GTATGGGAATTAACTGGACGAAAGCTATATAACTTTGAAGGTCACGTTGCTCCCGTCTATTCGATCTGTCCTCATTACAAGGAGAACATTCAG TTCATATTTTCAACTGCTACTGATGGGAAAATAAAGGCCTGGCTGTATGACAACTTGGGTTCAAGAGTTGACTATGATGCTCCTGGCCATTCGTGTACCACAATGCTTTACAGTGCAGATGGAAGTCG ATTGTTCTCTTGTGGAACAAGTAAAGAGGGAGACTCGTACCTAGTCGAATGGAATGAAAGTGAAGGAGCAATAAAGAGAGCATATTCTGGACTCAGAAAGAAATCAGCAGGCGTTGTGCAGTTCGACACAACACAGAATCATTTTTTGGCTGTGGGCGAAGATAACCAGATCAAGTTTTGGGATATGGACAATAACAATGTTTTGACTAGCATAGACGCGGAGGGTGGAATTCCG AACCTCCCTCGCTTGAGATTCAACAAGGAAGGAAATCTTCTTGCTGTCACAACTGCGGACAACGGATTCAAAATACTTGTAAATGCTGCTGGGGTTAAATCTTTGAAAGCTATCGAGTCCACTGCATATTTTGAGGGATTAAGGCCTCCCGTTGAATCTACTGCTATCAAG GCATCCGGGTCGGCTTCTGTTACAAATGTTAATGCGGTCAATTGTAAACTGGAAAGGAGCTCTCCTGCTAGGTCTACTCCAATTATT CTTGGAGTTGATCACCTCAGTAGAAGTTTTGACAAACAACGAAGCGTAGAGGATGCAGTGGATAAACCGAAACCCTGGCTGTTGACTGAAATTCAGGATCCTATACAGTGCCAGCAAGTTACCATGCCTGAATCAACCGATACTTCTAGCAAG GTCGTCCGACTCCTATATACAAATTCGGGTGCTGGCATATTGGCACTTGGGTCAAATGGTGTGCAGAAGCTGTGGAAGTGGGGCCGTAATGAACAAAATCCAAGTGGAAAG GCCACAGCCAGTGTTGCTCCGCTGCATTGGCAACCAAACAGTGGTCTTCTTATGGCCAACGATGTCTCAGGCGTCAACCTTGAAGAAGCAATTCCATGCATAGCGCTCTCAAAGAATGACTCTTATGTAACTTCAGCTTGCGGCGGAAAGGTCTCGTTATTCAACATGATGACATTCAAG GTGATGACAACATTCATGGCAACTCCTCCTGCTTCCACCTTCCTAGCATTCCATCCTCAGGATAATAACATCCTGGCCATCGGAATGGAGGATTCTACCATCCACATTTATAATGTTCGAGTTGATGAG gtaaaatcaaaattgaaggGTCACCAAAAGCGGATAACTGGTTTAGCTTTCTCAACCAATCTTAATATACTCGTTTCGTCCGGTGCTGATGCTCAA CTCTGTGTGTGGAGCATTGATACATGGGAGAAGAGGAAGTCGGTTGCAATTCATATGGTTTCTGCAAAGGCAACTGTTGGTGAGACTCGTGTGCAGTTCCATTCCGATCAAATTCGTTTGCTGGTGGTTCACGAGACACAACTAGCAATATATGATGCCTCAAAGATGGATCGCATACGACAG TGGCTTCCACAAGATGCACTTCCTGCGCCAATATCTCATGCAGCATACTCCTGCAACAGCCAACTAATATATGCTGCCTTTTATGACGGTAACATTGGGGTGTTTGACGCCGATAGCCTAAGACTGAGATGCCGTATTGCTCCATCAGCGTACTTACCCCAAGCGGACTTGAACGG AAGCCAAGCCATGTACCCGCTTGTCGTTGCAGTACATCCACAAGAACCAACCCAGTTTGCTGTTGGGTTGGGTGATGGTTCTGTTAAAGTTATTGAACCCAAAGAATCAGAAGGGAAGTGGGGTTCGTCTCCGCCTGTCGATAACGGAATACCTAATGGAAGAACATCGTCGTCTACCACCAGCAACCACGCGCTCGATCAAATGCAAAGACGAGAGTAG
- the LOC137744865 gene encoding topless-related protein 3-like isoform X2 has translation MSSLSRELVFLILQFLEEEKFKESVHRLEKESGFFFNMKYFEEKIQAGEWDEVEKYLSGFTKVDDNRYSMKIFFEIRKQKYLEALDRQDKPKAVEILVSDLRVFSTFNEELFKEITQLLTLGNFRENEQLSKYGDTKTARSIMLIELKKLIEANPLFRDKLVFPALKTSRLRTLINQSLNWQHQLCKNPRPNPDIKTLFTDHTCTPSNGPHTSTPTPVTLPVAAVVKPTAYSSLGAHTPFSVGAAAANANALAGWMVNSSVSSSVQAAVVNASSMPVPQNQGVAILKHPRTPPAAPSMVDYQTADHEFMKRLRPVQSIEEVAYPTSRQQSSWSLDDLPRTVAFTLHQGSTVTSMDFHPSLHTLLLVGSSNGDITLWELMSRERLVSKPFKIWDMTACSLQFQATITKDKPISVSRVTWSPDGSFVGVAFTKHLIHLYAYTAPNDLRQHLEVDAHSGAVNDLAFAHPNKQLCVVTCGDDKIIKVWELTGRKLYNFEGHVAPVYSICPHYKENIQFIFSTATDGKIKAWLYDNLGSRVDYDAPGHSCTTMLYSADGSRLFSCGTSKEGDSYLVEWNESEGAIKRAYSGLRKKSAGVVQFDTTQNHFLAVGEDNQIKFWDMDNNNVLTSIDAEGGIPNLPRLRFNKEGNLLAVTTADNGFKILVNAAGVKSLKAIESTAYFEGLRPPVESTAIKASGSASVTNVNAVNCKLERSSPARSTPIILGVDHLSRSFDKQRSVEDAVDKPKPWLLTEIQDPIQCQQVTMPESTDTSSKVVRLLYTNSGAGILALGSNGVQKLWKWGRNEQNPSGKATASVAPLHWQPNSGLLMANDVSGVNLEEAIPCIALSKNDSYVTSACGGKVSLFNMMTFKVMTTFMATPPASTFLAFHPQDNNILAIGMEDSTIHIYNVRVDEVKSKLKGHQKRITGLAFSTNLNILVSSGADAQLCVWSIDTWEKRKSVAIHMVSAKATVGETRVQFHSDQIRLLVVHETQLAIYDASKMDRIRQWLPQDALPAPISHAAYSCNSQLIYAAFYDGNIGVFDADSLRLRCRIAPSAYLPQADLNGSQAMYPLVVAVHPQEPTQFAVGLGDGSVKVIEPKESEGKWGSSPPVDNGIPNGRTSSSTTSNHALDQMQRRE, from the exons ATGTCGTCTTTGAGCAGAGAATTGGTGTTTCTGATACTCCAATTtctggaggaggagaagttCAAGGAGTCCGTACACAG GCTTGAGAAAGAATCAGGATTCTTTTTCAACATGAAGTACTTTGAAGAGAAAATTCAGGCCGGAGAATGGGACGAAGTGGAGAAGTACTTATCAGGATTTACAAAGGTTGATGACAACAGATACTCTATGAAGATATTTTTCGaaataaggaagcagaaataTCTAGAAGCACTTGATCG GCAGGACAAACCGAAGGCTGTTGAAATCTTAGTTAGCGATTTGAGAGTGTTCTCCACGTTTAATGAAGAACTTTTCAAAGAAATCACGCAGCTTCTAACTCTTGGAAATTTCAG GGAAAATGAACAGCTTTCCAAGTATGGTGACACCAAAACAGCTCGCAGCATCATGTTGATAGAGCTTAAGAAACTGATAGAAGCAAATCCCCTCTTTCGTGATAAGCTTGTTTTTCCCGCTCTGAAGACATCAAGACTGCGGACTCTAATCAACCAAAG TTTGAACTGGCAGCACCAGTTATGCAAAAATCCAAGACCAAATCCGGACATCAAAACTTTATTCACTGATCACACATGTACACCTTCAAATGGCCCTCATACTTCTACTCCTACACCTGTTACTCTTCCAGTTGCCGCGGTTGTAAAACCCACTGCTTATTCTTCACTCGGAGCTCATACT CCCTTTTCGGTTGGTGCAGCTGCTGCGAATGCTAATGCTTTAGCAGGTTGGATGGTCAATTCCTCAGTCTCTTCATCTGTGCAAGCAGCCGTTGTTAATGCATCATCCATGCCCGTTCCACAGAACCAAG GCGTCGCAATCTTGAAACATCCAAGAACACCTCCAGCAGCCCCAAGTATGGTTGATTATCAGACTGCTGATCATGAATTTATGAAACGATTGCGACCTGTTCAATCTATTGAGGAG GTTGCATATCCAACGTCTAGACAGCAAAGTTCTTGGTCACTGGATGATCTACCCAGGACAGTGGCTTTTACCTTGCATCAAGGATCTACTGTCACAAGCATGGACTTTCACCCGTCTCTCCATACGTTGTTGTTAG TTGGTTCTAGTAATGGTGACATTACTCTTTGGGAACTTATGTCGCGGGAGAGGTTGGTTTCAAAGCCGTTCAAGATATGGGATATGACAGCATGTTCACTGCAATTTCAG GCCACAATTACAAAAGACAAACCCATATCTGTCAGCCGTGTTACATGGAGTCCAGATGGGAGTTTCGTGG GGGTTGCATTTACCAAACATTTGATTCACCTGTATGCTTATACTGCACCTAATGATCTACGCCAACATTTGGAG GTTGATGCCCATAGCGGTGCTGTGAACGACTTAGCTTTTGCTCATCCAAATAAACAACTGTGTGTTGTGACCTGTGGAGACGACAAGATAATAAAG GTATGGGAATTAACTGGACGAAAGCTATATAACTTTGAAGGTCACGTTGCTCCCGTCTATTCGATCTGTCCTCATTACAAGGAGAACATTCAG TTCATATTTTCAACTGCTACTGATGGGAAAATAAAGGCCTGGCTGTATGACAACTTGGGTTCAAGAGTTGACTATGATGCTCCTGGCCATTCGTGTACCACAATGCTTTACAGTGCAGATGGAAGTCG ATTGTTCTCTTGTGGAACAAGTAAAGAGGGAGACTCGTACCTAGTCGAATGGAATGAAAGTGAAGGAGCAATAAAGAGAGCATATTCTGGACTCAGAAAGAAATCAGCAGGCGTTGTGCAGTTCGACACAACACAGAATCATTTTTTGGCTGTGGGCGAAGATAACCAGATCAAGTTTTGGGATATGGACAATAACAATGTTTTGACTAGCATAGACGCGGAGGGTGGAATTCCG AACCTCCCTCGCTTGAGATTCAACAAGGAAGGAAATCTTCTTGCTGTCACAACTGCGGACAACGGATTCAAAATACTTGTAAATGCTGCTGGGGTTAAATCTTTGAAAGCTATCGAGTCCACTGCATATTTTGAGGGATTAAGGCCTCCCGTTGAATCTACTGCTATCAAG GCATCCGGGTCGGCTTCTGTTACAAATGTTAATGCGGTCAATTGTAAACTGGAAAGGAGCTCTCCTGCTAGGTCTACTCCAATTATT CTTGGAGTTGATCACCTCAGTAGAAGTTTTGACAAACAACGAAGCGTAGAGGATGCAGTGGATAAACCGAAACCCTGGCTGTTGACTGAAATTCAGGATCCTATACAGTGCCAGCAAGTTACCATGCCTGAATCAACCGATACTTCTAGCAAG GTCGTCCGACTCCTATATACAAATTCGGGTGCTGGCATATTGGCACTTGGGTCAAATGGTGTGCAGAAGCTGTGGAAGTGGGGCCGTAATGAACAAAATCCAAGTGGAAAG GCCACAGCCAGTGTTGCTCCGCTGCATTGGCAACCAAACAGTGGTCTTCTTATGGCCAACGATGTCTCAGGCGTCAACCTTGAAGAAGCAATTCCATGCATAGCGCTCTCAAAGAATGACTCTTATGTAACTTCAGCTTGCGGCGGAAAGGTCTCGTTATTCAACATGATGACATTCAAG GTGATGACAACATTCATGGCAACTCCTCCTGCTTCCACCTTCCTAGCATTCCATCCTCAGGATAATAACATCCTGGCCATCGGAATGGAGGATTCTACCATCCACATTTATAATGTTCGAGTTGATGAG gtaaaatcaaaattgaaggGTCACCAAAAGCGGATAACTGGTTTAGCTTTCTCAACCAATCTTAATATACTCGTTTCGTCCGGTGCTGATGCTCAA CTCTGTGTGTGGAGCATTGATACATGGGAGAAGAGGAAGTCGGTTGCAATTCATATGGTTTCTGCAAAGGCAACTGTTGGTGAGACTCGTGTGCAGTTCCATTCCGATCAAATTCGTTTGCTGGTGGTTCACGAGACACAACTAGCAATATATGATGCCTCAAAGATGGATCGCATACGACAG TGGCTTCCACAAGATGCACTTCCTGCGCCAATATCTCATGCAGCATACTCCTGCAACAGCCAACTAATATATGCTGCCTTTTATGACGGTAACATTGGGGTGTTTGACGCCGATAGCCTAAGACTGAGATGCCGTATTGCTCCATCAGCGTACTTACCCCAAGCGGACTTGAACGG AAGCCAAGCCATGTACCCGCTTGTCGTTGCAGTACATCCACAAGAACCAACCCAGTTTGCTGTTGGGTTGGGTGATGGTTCTGTTAAAGTTATTGAACCCAAAGAATCAGAAGGGAAGTGGGGTTCGTCTCCGCCTGTCGATAACGGAATACCTAATGGAAGAACATCGTCGTCTACCACCAGCAACCACGCGCTCGATCAAATGCAAAGACGAGAGTAG